The following are encoded together in the Daphnia magna isolate NIES linkage group LG8, ASM2063170v1.1, whole genome shotgun sequence genome:
- the LOC116929316 gene encoding glutathione S-transferase D1, producing the protein MPIDLYHMEASAPCRAVVMTAKMIGVELNIKMTNLMAGDHMKPEFLAINPQHNIPTIGDDGFYLNESKAISAYLINRYAKDDTLYPKDPKFRALVDQRLYFDMGVLYRRFGELYYPVMMGGATKLSDAAKKELSAAIDFLEGFLGSNKYAAGDHLTIADIALVSTVSTIEAVDKTHLENRPKILAWIETCKSEIVDYEECNQKGAEMFGQWANSCLSKLESA; encoded by the exons ATGCCCATCGACTTGTACCACATGGAGGCTAGCGCCCCTTGCCGCGCCGTCGTGATGACAGCCAAAATGATAGGCGTCGAGTTGAACATAAAAATGACCAATTTGATGGCTGGCGACCACATGAAACCCGAATTTCTCGCCATTAACCCGCAACACAACATCCCCACTATTGGTGACGATGGCTTCTACTTGAATGAGAGTAAAGCTATTAGTGCCTACCTTATCAACCGCTACGCGAAGGATGATACCCTCTATCCAAAGGATCCTAAATTTCGTGCTTTGGTTGACCAGCGCCTTTACTTTGACATGGGCGTCTTGTATCGTCGTTTCGGAGAGCTTTAC TATCCAGTCATGATGGGCGGTGCTACCAAACTGAGCGATGCGGCCAAAAAGGAACTCTCTGCGGCGATTGATTTCTTGGAAGGCTTCCTGGGTAGCAACAAATATGCGGCAGGTGATCATCTAACTATTGCCGACATTGCGTTAGTCTCTACCGTGTCCACCATTGAG gcAGTTGACAAGACTCACCTTGAAAATCGTCCAAAGATTCTGGCTTGGATAGAGACGTGCAAATCTGAAATTGTGGATTACGAAGAATGTAATCAAAAAGGTGCTGAAATGTTCGGTCAATGGGCCAATTCCTGCCTATCCAAATTGGAGTCAGCATAA
- the LOC116929319 gene encoding glutathione S-transferase 1 translates to MPIDLYYMSLSAPCRAVLLTAKMVGVELNLKTVNLMGGEQMKPEFLKINPQHTVPTLDDSGFVLTESRAICAYLANKYGKNDKLYPKSPKDRAVVDQRLFFDLGVFYSSFSDYYYPIIFRGATSLDDGKKKKLDEALRFFNMFVSDRDFAAGDHLTIADLSLMASASTMESVNPKIFDDYPKIKEWMERCKNQISDYHDLNQVGAEIFGQIGKSALAKVQ, encoded by the exons ATGCCGATTGACTTGTATTACATGTCTCTGAGTGCCCCTTGTCGGGCAGTTTTGCTCACTGCCAAAATGGTGGGTGTCGAACTAAACCTGAAAACCGTCAATCTTATGGGAGGAGAACAAATGAAGCCCGAATTCCTCAAAATTAATCCACAGCACACCGTTCCTACTTTGGATGATTCGGGATTCGTTTTGACTGAAAGCCGCGCCATTTGCGCTTATTTAGCAAACAAG TACGGCAAAAACGACAAATTGTATCCCAAGTCGCCAAAAGATCGCGCTGTAGTCGACCAGAGACTCTTCTTCGATCTTGGTGTTTTCTACTCTTCGTTCTCCGATTACTAT TATCCAATAATATTTCGTGGAGCCACGTCACTTGATGAcggcaagaaaaagaaattggacgAAGCTTTGAGATTCTTTAACATGTTCGTGTCAGACCGTGATTTTGCTGCCGGAGATCACTTGACAATCGCGGATCTTTCACTGATGGCCTCTGCCTCTACTATGgag AGTGTGAATCCAAAAATTTTCGATGACTACCCGAAGATAAAAGAATGGATGGAACGATGCAAAAACCAGATTTCCGATTATCACGACCTTAATCAAGTGGGTGCAGAAATCTTTGGTCAAATAGGTAAAAGTGCTCTGGCGAAAGTTCagtaa